From one Actinomycetota bacterium genomic stretch:
- a CDS encoding co-chaperone GroES gives MPVQRGCVPRVVSLESRPLALGGSECQADGEPSVAKDVGQRGGRPAASRKPGGQTVKLKPLGDRVIVKPSEAEEQTKSGLFIPDTAQEKPQKGTVIAAGEGKVKDDGTRAPMDVKVGDVVIYSKYGGTEVKIEGEEHLILRSEDIYAVVEGK, from the coding sequence ATGCCTGTTCAAAGGGGTTGTGTCCCGCGCGTTGTCAGTCTAGAATCCCGACCGCTGGCACTCGGAGGGTCTGAGTGCCAAGCCGACGGGGAACCCTCCGTCGCGAAGGATGTCGGACAACGCGGCGGGAGGCCCGCCGCATCGAGGAAGCCAGGAGGGCAGACAGTGAAGCTGAAGCCGTTGGGCGATCGCGTGATCGTCAAGCCGAGCGAGGCCGAGGAGCAGACCAAGTCGGGCCTGTTCATCCCGGACACCGCTCAGGAGAAGCCCCAGAAGGGCACCGTCATCGCCGCGGGCGAGGGCAAGGTCAAGGACGACGGCACTCGCGCGCCGATGGACGTGAAGGTCGGCGACGTCGTCATCTACAGCAAGTACGGCGGCACCGAGGTCAAGATCGAGGGCGAGGAGCACCTCATCCTGCGCTCCGAGGACATCTACGCCGTGGTCGAGGGCAAGTAG